DNA from Paraburkholderia sp. PGU19:
ATGCGCATCCATCCGGCCGATCTTGTCGCCGAGCGCGAGCATCACCGCTTCGCCGAGAATCAGCCCATGCGTCACCTCTAGATTCGCCGCGAGACGCTCGACATTGACTTCGAGTCCCTGCACGATCTGTTCGATGTTCGCCAGCGCGCCGCCCGCGAGACGCGCGAGATCGGGCAGCGCGTCCCATTCGGCCTGCCAGCCGCCGAGCGCGCGCTCGTGCTCCTGCACCATGCCGCCGAACACTGTTGCGACGAGGCCCGGCGCACGTGCCGCCGCCGTCAGCACGGCTGCGCAGCCGACCGGGTTGCGCTTGTGCGGCATCGTCGACGAGCCGCCTTTGCCGGCGGCAACCGGCTCGCCGAGTTCGCCGAGTTCGGTCTGCATTTGCAGCGAGATATCGCGCGCGATCTTGCCGAGCGTGCCGATCAGCATGCCGAAGAACGACGCCGTTTCGGCGATGCGGTCGCGCTGCGTGTGCCACGGCACAGCGGGCATCTCCAGACTCAATTCTTTCGCCAGCGCGGCGGCAACCACGCCGCCCTTGTCGCGCAGACTCGCAAGCGTCCCGGCCGCGCCGCCGAATTGCAGCACCAGCACGCGCTCGCGCAACGTGTCGAGCCGCTCGCGATGCCGCAGCAGCGCATCGAGCCATTGCGCGAACTTCAAACCGAGCGTGATGGGCAGCGCCTGTTGCAGCCACGTGCGGCCGATCATCGGCGTCGCGCGATGCTGCTTTGCCAGCGCGGCGATTGCGTCGCAGGTCGAAGCAAGCACGCCGTCGAGCAGATCGAACGAATCGCGCAGTTGCAGCACGGTCGCGGTATCGATGATGTCCTGGCTCGTCGCGCCCCAATGGACGAATTTCGACGCTTCCGCGTCGGCGTCCTTGACGCGCGCGGTCAGTTGCTTGACGAGGGGAATCGCGAGATTGCCGCCGAGCGCGGCGTCGCGTCCGAGCGCGTCGGCGTCGAGCTTGTCGGCGCGGCAGGTTGCCTCGATGGCGGCAACGGCCGATTGCGGAATCACGCCATGGGCCGCCGATGCGCGCGCCAGCGCCGCTTCGACGTCGAGCATCCGTTGCAGCGTCGCGCGCGGCGACCAGATGTCGTTCATTGGCTGCGTGCCGCAGATCAGGCCAGTCAAGCGAGCGCTAGCTTCTAGCATGATGTTCTGTGCGTTGGGATGAATGCGCGTTGAGTCGCGCCCTGGAAGCGCGCGGCGTTCGGCTTCATTGTCGCCGAACGCCGCGCCGAGGTCACGCACGCATTTGCGCGCGCGTGGTAGCTACGTATCGAGGCTAAGCAAGCCTCAAGCCGCGCGAGCCTGCTGCGTGCCGTCGATCAGCGCGACGCCCGTCAGCTTTTCCAGTTCCGCGAAGTCGATATCCGAGAAGATCTCGCGCACGACGAGGCCGTCCTTCGTCACGTCGATCATCGCGAGGTCGGTGTAGATGCGGTCCACGCAACCGACGCCCGTCACCGGGTACGAGCATTCTGCGACGATCTTGCTTTCGCCCTGCTTGGTCTGATGCTCCATCATCACGAACACCTGCTTCGCGCCGATAGCCAGATCCATCGCGCCGCCGACAGCGGGAATCGCATCGGGTGCGCCCGTGTGCCAGTTCGCAAGGTCACCCTTCGACGAGACCTGGAACGCGCCGAGCACGCAATAGTCGAGATGGCCGCCGCGCATCATCGCGAACGAATCGGAATGATGGAAGAACGCGCCGCCCGTCAGCAGCGTGACGTGCTGCTTGCCGGCGTTGATCAGCTCGTCGTCTTCCTCGCCTTTCGCGGGCGCGGGGCCCATGCCGAGCAGGCCATTCTCGCTGTGCAGGAAGATTTCCTTATTGGCGTCGAGGTGGTTCGCCACCAGCGTCGGCACGCCGATGCCGAGGTTCACGTAAGCGCCTTCAGGAATGTCCTGCGCGACGCGCTTCGCCATTTCATCGCGGGTCAGTCGTTTCATGTCAGGTCTCCTTCAGGCGGCTTGTTCGGGGCGTTGCGAGGCGTGAGCCGCCTGCGGCACTTCGACGATGCGCTGCACGAAGATGCCCGGCGTGACGATCACTTCCGGGTCGAGCGCGCCGAGCGGCACCACTTCCGACACTTGCACGATTGCCGTTTTCGCCGCGCTTGCCATGATCGGGCCGAAGTTGCGCGCCGTCTTGCGATAGACCAGGTTGCCCCAGCGGTCGCCCTTGTACGCCTTGATGAGCGCGAAGTCGGCGTGCAGCGGCGCTTCCAGCACGTAATGCTTGCCGTCGATCACGCGCGTTTCCTTGCCTTCGGCGAGCTTCGTGCCGTAGCCCGTCGGCGTGAAAAAGCCGCCGATGCCCGCGCCCGCCGCGCGGAT
Protein-coding regions in this window:
- a CDS encoding 3-carboxy-cis,cis-muconate cycloisomerase, producing MLEASARLTGLICGTQPMNDIWSPRATLQRMLDVEAALARASAAHGVIPQSAVAAIEATCRADKLDADALGRDAALGGNLAIPLVKQLTARVKDADAEASKFVHWGATSQDIIDTATVLQLRDSFDLLDGVLASTCDAIAALAKQHRATPMIGRTWLQQALPITLGLKFAQWLDALLRHRERLDTLRERVLVLQFGGAAGTLASLRDKGGVVAAALAKELSLEMPAVPWHTQRDRIAETASFFGMLIGTLGKIARDISLQMQTELGELGEPVAAGKGGSSTMPHKRNPVGCAAVLTAAARAPGLVATVFGGMVQEHERALGGWQAEWDALPDLARLAGGALANIEQIVQGLEVNVERLAANLEVTHGLILGEAVMLALGDKIGRMDAHHLVEHASKEAVKSGKTLFDVLAADAAVTQHLPVEQLRRLLDPAHYVGSAHAFVDAVLALHTARKARVNQHQE
- a CDS encoding 3-oxoacid CoA-transferase subunit B — its product is MKRLTRDEMAKRVAQDIPEGAYVNLGIGVPTLVANHLDANKEIFLHSENGLLGMGPAPAKGEEDDELINAGKQHVTLLTGGAFFHHSDSFAMMRGGHLDYCVLGAFQVSSKGDLANWHTGAPDAIPAVGGAMDLAIGAKQVFVMMEHQTKQGESKIVAECSYPVTGVGCVDRIYTDLAMIDVTKDGLVVREIFSDIDFAELEKLTGVALIDGTQQARAA
- a CDS encoding 3-oxoacid CoA-transferase subunit A, with translation MINKIIESLQSAVADVHDGATVMIGGFGTAGMPSELIDALIEQGAKELTIVNNNAGNGDTGLAALLNAKRVRKIICSFPRQTDSYVFDALYRAGEIELELVPQGNLAERIRAAGAGIGGFFTPTGYGTKLAEGKETRVIDGKHYVLEAPLHADFALIKAYKGDRWGNLVYRKTARNFGPIMASAAKTAIVQVSEVVPLGALDPEVIVTPGIFVQRIVEVPQAAHASQRPEQAA